In Bos indicus isolate NIAB-ARS_2022 breed Sahiwal x Tharparkar chromosome 10, NIAB-ARS_B.indTharparkar_mat_pri_1.0, whole genome shotgun sequence, the DNA window TCTTctcctgtttaattttttgaacatATATCACATACACTCAAATGTACATGGAGCAGAAGTACATATCTTGATAATTTTTCACAAAGTGAATACTCCTCTGTAACTATCAACATCAAGAAAGAGAACATCACCAGCAGTTCAGAAGGCCCTTCCTATCCTTTCTGTCCCCAGTTTCCCTTTaagtatggggaaggaggagggttcaggatggggaacacatgtatgcctgtggcggattcatttcaatatacggcagaaccaatacaatattgtaaagtttaaaaataaaataaaattaaaaaaaaaaagaaaatagaaaaccataaaaaaagaataatcattATTGAAGCTTTTTCAACCTTAGAGATTAGTTTCacctgtttttgaactttattttaaaaggttagcACAGTATACACCTCTTTGTATCTAACTGTCTTGGTCAATATTAAGTCTATGAAATTATCTTCCTTTGTGTTAGCAGTTTAAAAAGAATTTACTCCCTTTACTGCAGAAAAATGATTTAGTCTCTGTAGATTCTTAGACTGGATTTCTGTGATGTCAAAAAAATTTCAGATACTCAATTTCATTGTTAAATTAgtttattacatttattaaatttatgtaATTGGTGCAAGTTGGTTGAACATCTCTCCCCTCCATCCTTCTTGAATAGTGTTGTTATGCTCTCTATATGATCTTTGATAATATGTGAAAACTTAGatacaaatataaacagaaaCTAGAATCCTAGGGTATGAAGCAGAGCTTGGAAATCAAACCCATGCTCAGTTCACTGATTGATTTCTGTTTCTCTCACATTCAGGTGACTAAAGAGAAGTCCTTTCCAAAGTCAATGAATGAGACAAATCATTCTCAGGTGACCGAATTTGTGTTGCTGGGACTCTCTAATTCCCAGGAGCTCCAACCTTTCCTGTTTCTCATATTTTCACTACTCTATCTAGCAATACTGCTGGGCAATTTTCTCATCATCCTCACTGTGACCTCAGATTTCCGCCTTCATACCCCTATGTACTTTCTCCTTGCAAACCTCTCTTTTATAGATATATGTGTTGCCTCCTTTGCTACCCCCAAAATGATTGCAGACTTTTTGGTTCAACGCAAGACTATTTCTTTTGATGCTTGTCTGGCCCAGAttttttttgttcatcttttcactGGCAGTGAGATGGTGATTCTTGTATCCATGGCTTATGATCGTTATGTTGCTATATGCAAACCTCTTCACTATATGACGATCATGAGCCGTCGTGTATGTATTATTCTTGTACTCATCTCCTGGTGTGTGGGTTTCATCCATACTACTAGCCAGCTGGCATTTACTGTTAACTTGCCTTTTTGTGGACCTAATCAAGTGGATAGCTTTTTCTGTGACCTGCCTCTGGTGACTAAGTTGGCCTGCATCGACACTTATGTCATCAGCCTACTCATAGTTGCAGACAGTGGCTTTCTTTCTTTGAGTTCCTTCCTGCTGTTGGTTCTCTCCTACACTGTGATACTCGTCACAGTTAGGAGCCACTCCTCTGCTAGCATGGCCAAGGCCCGCTCCACACTGACTGCTCATATCACTGTGGTCACACTCTTCTTTGGACCATGCATCTTCATCTATGTGTGGCCCTTCAGCAGTTATTCAATTGACAAAGTCCTTGCAGTGTTCTACACCATCTTTACTCCCATTTTAAACCCTATTATCTATACTCtaaggaataaagaaatgaaggcagCTATGTCAAAACTGAAGAGTCGCTATTTGAAGTCTGGCCAGGTTCTGCATTCATAAGAAATATTGTATTTCTGGAAACAAAGTAAATTCACTGGACTATTAACACTGTAGCTGTGTCTCTACGTATTTACAAATGGAATCACTGTCATGTTAAAACCAATCATTTTAACCAGTGGGAAGTGTTGACTAAGTTGAAGTAAAGGTTAATGGTGataatgaaaaatacaacaaaccttagtaattttcatcttttcttccttctattaTGTTTACTTGccttttttacttcctttctccttaatttttaaaacttatatttGTTTTAAGATAAACAGCTACTGACTGTGATATCAATGGTACAACATCTTTAACTTTATAAAGTGTAAATACATCGGGCCTTGTTTGGGTGGAAAAATTATTGTTTATACCACAACGAACAGAATTATTTTTACTGTGTATAAATAAGGCAATGCactgttttaaaacaacttttcaaAATTGGAAGAATAGTGACGTGTACTTTCTGTTTTGTCGTTTTATGTTCGCTCTCCTGCTATCGCAGGAGAATATTGTGAATACTCTTCCAAGTCATTTGTTTGGTGACATCATTGGATTGTTAGTTTTCAAGGGGTTCCTCCACCAGCTCCATTATTCCTTGTAAACTTCCCTGCCATTTGGGTCATATGGGCAATGAATTCCAATTAAATGGAAGTATTCACAAGACACAAGGTCATTATGGGATTCACTAACAGGGTCAAATAGATGAGCAGCAATGATAACTCTAAGGATTCTGGAGGAAAATTCTTTACTCTGCAACTGAGCACCACCCACCATTTGAAAAGCAGATCATAGGACCCTCTTGGGACTTATTCTGAATTGAGTTCCTGACCATGAGTTAAGTGACTATGTGACTAGGATTTcccaccatttaaaaaatcacaatttcTGTCATTCACTGTTCTTACATCAATGTCCATTATACACCATTCTCCATAGAGGACGCAGTTAAGGTCTGGAAAAAGGATAATCTGTTAGCCCACTTTGGTTCTGTATCCCCTCAGTACTTACATAATGGAGACATGAATCAGCTGAAATTTAGGCtatggatcagatggtaaagaatctccctggaatgcaggatacccgggttctatccttgggttgggaagatctcctggagacgggaatggctacccactccagtattcttgcctggaaaattccatggacagggaaccctggaaggctgcagtctatgagtttgcaaagagctggacacaactaagcaacccACATACACCTGAAGCATTGGATTCCCTTTCATTAAGGTTTTTTGACTATAACTACTCTTAAAACTTTACCTATAAGTAGAAGAGATTGATATTGAGAACTTGCCAATCGGTGGCAAGTAAATTACATCAGACCTCCTCCTCCACAGGTGGCAGTGACTTGTCTTTACAGGAATGAAATTTTACTCTAGATAtgaattttctctctctgcttttatttcttcttccaagaTCACTATCCAAGGCCTCAGAAAGGGTCTGATTTATGAATTTAGGATTCTACAAAGATGACCTGTGCAACACATTTTACTCTGAAAAATATTGTGGCAATAGATACAGGACCATGAGATCAATTTTCCTGAACAAGTCCAGGCTCAAAGAACAATTGAATGTACAATTAAATGCTCAGGAAAGAGTCTAGCATTATGATTATACCTACTTGGAAACAATGAACTCTAAGATATGATATATACATTGAGTGctgagtgctcagtcatatctgactcttagcaagcccatggactatagcccatgaggctcttctgtccatgggatttcccaggcaagaatactggaatgggttgccatttccttctccaggggatcttactaacCTAGGGgtcaaatccatatctcctgcattggcaggtagatttttttttttttttttttttaccaatgagccactagggaacctATATGCACTGAACTAGCAGTTAATTGTAACACTGTGCTGTTAACTTTTAATATACAGTTTTGAAAAGTATAGAGTAGAAATAAGAGTGTTCCTCTTTCCATCATTCTTAGTGACCTATTTATGAATTTTTTGCTTCTTGCCACTGGAATTCCAGGCTTTGCTATACTGAAGATTCTGATTGCCAGAAGAACAACACTATTGAGAAATACACTGTGATTTCCACTCAACCAAATCTTTGCCAACTGCTTGACCACATTGGGATTTTCATGTTAATAGACAAGCAGCCCACAAAAGGGGAGTCACTGCATTAACTAGAATAGATGACGACGTTAACATGAGGAGCTAAATAATGTTAgtgagttcagtctctcagtcatgtctgattccttgtgaccctatggactgaggcattccaggtttccctgtccatcaccaactgccagagcttgctcaaactcatgttaataATGCAGACTGCAAAAACATATCAAAGTAAGACATAGAAGAAGGAAACCTATAAGAAGTTAATTAATGATCAGGTTACCAGTATAGGAACTGGGCCTTGATGTTCCTAGAAGCCTTTGATGAACCACATGTCCCAGTTCCATGTTgatttgattactatagctttgtaatataagaaaggagagggaaatttattgaaagaaataatGACAGAAAATTTCCCAAATATGAGGAGGAAAATGTACATCCATTTCCATGATACCTAAAGAACCCAAATAAGCTGAACATTAAGAGATCTTCACTAACACATATTATAATCAAATTGTCAAAAGTTAAAGACAGAGGGAATTTTGAGAATGGCAAGAGAAAAAATACTCAAGACATAAAAGGGAATTCTTATAAGTCTATCTGCGGATTCCTTTGCAGACCAGGAAATAGTGAGACAATCTATTCAAAATACCTGAGAGAGAAAAGCTTCCAGTCAAGCTGAGGACCTTATCCCTGATCATCTTGCTGAATGTCACTCCACTCCATATTGATGTATTTGTTCAGCCTCAGCATACATGCAAGTAAGTTTTAGAATTATCAATATATACTCCCTGAGAAACAACTTTACCAACTGTAGTGCAGTGctaatgtataattatttttatctttaaactttCAGGTTAAAATTGGAATGCTCCAGTTATGTAGGGTGGttcctttcccccttcctcctTCAGTGCAGTTATGTCATACATTTCTAATACAGTTAGAGCTGTTTTTCAGATTCTGAATTCTAGGAGGGATGCCCTTACAACCTGGTTGatgttttgcttgtttgcttatttgtttatgtttgctACTAAAAGTAAACACTTATTTACATGTCTAtgagttttgaaaaatacataaagtcATTTATCCACCAGACTTGTAACATATAGAACAGTATGAGGGCCTTTTTAATGTAAAacaataaagacataaagaaaagaatagggaaaaaattttaaatacatttacatttcCTCCCACAGATATCAAATGTTGGTATTGTACCATAGCTGCTTCAGatctttaaaagtatatatagtaTCACTGATCCAGTTGAAACAAGTTTCAGCTTACTTCTGAATCAGAAGATTCTGATTGCCAGAAGAACAACACTATTGAGAAATACACTGTGATTTCCACTCAACCAAATCTTTGCCAACTGCTTGACCACATTGGGATTTTCATGTTAATTTCCTCCCACAGATATCAAATGTTGGTATTGTACCATAGCTGCTTCAGatctttaaaagtatatatagtaTCACTGATCCAGTTGAAACAAGTTTCAGCTTACTTCCTGACTATTTCTCTTATCTTTCATTCAAATACTACTCAGAATTTGGTGTTTATCACTTCCTTGGATGTTTTGGAACGTTTATTGTCCATAATTATTTAAACCTGTGA includes these proteins:
- the LOC139185140 gene encoding olfactory receptor 4K15, which gives rise to MNETNHSQVTEFVLLGLSNSQELQPFLFLIFSLLYLAILLGNFLIILTVTSDFRLHTPMYFLLANLSFIDICVASFATPKMIADFLVQRKTISFDACLAQIFFVHLFTGSEMVILVSMAYDRYVAICKPLHYMTIMSRRVCIILVLISWCVGFIHTTSQLAFTVNLPFCGPNQVDSFFCDLPLVTKLACIDTYVISLLIVADSGFLSLSSFLLLVLSYTVILVTVRSHSSASMAKARSTLTAHITVVTLFFGPCIFIYVWPFSSYSIDKVLAVFYTIFTPILNPIIYTLRNKEMKAAMSKLKNHYPRPQKGSDL